One genomic segment of Salminus brasiliensis chromosome 6, fSalBra1.hap2, whole genome shotgun sequence includes these proteins:
- the LOC140557846 gene encoding adhesion G-protein coupled receptor F1: protein MRRKPPSWQLLKPEDALLNIRDAVHHRSTVASKSASVPMTSPVSKEKEKEKKTNNPNYSTSNYKTKYNYYCSTNNNYTNNYKFSAENYNINLYTNNANSNYINNYTNNCNYNDNYNSSYTTRSGSVIVDFIVKLASTADSKDGTLVDANADVVTNLRDTGLSPMPDSVAQSSRYECWYTTSSGLNILWEDINYIEQYPSIQTTPSRTYRCSNHVKLSCCVYEHYDIQLNQGIKVVASTTASTPVLSQQKCIQYPYQGECGSDMDFVCSLTNTKLSRFLYSSNTINVKISKAPLADLSPNQPITCYNMEFGLGTEGDKATGSCEMDEVGSKTGECNSSGTWKVILNNCVLRVFETLKQESQSLDMNNVKLFVEKVTEITKQHVDEVSNSTGNVATIITLLNTIANASQNIEVDQGVIKNFLETVDIISSNQTQTTWATLNVESVSQGNSSLLLKSLEYIVKSVSKDIPDFKTNSTEFRKTTITDQPFSQTFGNDSATIFISNTTLTKNLTITTLAFFSLNIILPSRNESVNDTLKNTINAIIVLVSPSRNQSINNATLSFKKLNTTDKLANPECVFWNFNLYNTIGGWDSFGCKKKTDVQGIVTCECNHTTSFSILMSPSIVNFVPLSTITYVGVGVSVVSLVVFLIIEAIFWKPITKSSSTRSPMLNLRHISLVNIAVSLLIANICFIFGAAIAKADTVSISLCSAAAFFTHFFYLALFFWMLVSALLLLYSVTVVFSSMSKTSMMAISFSVGYGAPLIIAVTTVASTVGGEKYIAKKSACWLNWDESRALLAFAVPALFIVFINFLVMIVVLVKMLKKKVGERTSDEKNAMAVIARFVVVLTPVFGITWGLGLGIMIKPESEPLHYLFGILNSFQGFFVAVLGTLFDRKVGVLMLFYCIWWWFEVLV, encoded by the exons ATGAGGCGAAAACCTCCCTCCTGGCAGTTACTGAAGCCAGAGGATGCACTGCTGAACATAAGAGATGCAGTGCACCATCGTTCCACTGTGGCCAGCAAGTCTGCCTCTGTACCTATGACCTCCCCTGTCagtaaagagaaggaaaaagagaaaaa AACCAACAACCCCAACTATAGTACCAGCAATTACAAAACCAAGTACAACTACTACTGCAGTACCAACAACAACTACACCAACAACTATAAATTCAGTGCAGAAAACTACAATATCAACCTCTACACCAACAACGCCAACAGCAACTATATCAACAACTACACCAATAATTGTAATTACAACGAcaactacaacagcagctacaCAACCAG gtcAGGGAGTGTGATTGTGGATTTCATAGTTAAACTGGCTTCCACAGCCGACAGTAAAGACGGCACTCTGGTGGACGCAAACGCAGACGTCGTGACCAACCTGCGGGACACTGGCCTTTCGCCCATGCCAGACTCAGTGGCTCAGAGCA GTCGTTATGAATGCTGGTACACTACCAGCAGCGGGCTGAATATTCTGTGGGAGGACATAAACTACATCGAGCAGTACCCCAGCATTCAAACGACTCCCAGCAGGACTTACAGGTGTTCAAACCATGTTAAGCTCAGCTGCTGTGTGTACGAGCATTAtgacattcagctgaatcaAGGCATTAAAGTTGTTGCTTCGA CAACGGCCTCCACGCCTGTTCTCTCACAGCAAAAGTGCATCCAGTACCCGTACCAGGGGGAGTGTGGATCAGACATGGACTTTGTCTGCAGTCTTACCAATACAAAGTTAAGCAGGTTCTTGTACAGTTCAAACACAATAAACGTGAAGATCTCTAAAGCTCCACTTGCAGATTTGTCCCCCAACCAGC CTATAACGTGTTACAATATGGAGTTTGGGCTTGGTACAGAGGGCGACAAAGCTACTGGATCATGTGAGATGGATGAAGTGGGCAGTAAAACAGGAGAGTGTAATTCAAGTGGAACCTGGAAAGTTATCCTCAACAACTGCGTCCTTCGAGTTTTTGAAACACTGAAACAGGAATCTCAG AGTTTGGATATGAACAATGTGAAACTGTTTGTGGAAAAGGTGACAGAAATTACCAAACAACATGTCGACGAGGTGTCCAATTCCACAGGCAACGTCGCAACTATCATAACCTTACTGAACACTATCGCAAATGCTTCACAGAATATTGAGGTTGATCAAGGTGTCATTAAG aaTTTCCTAGAAACAGTGGACATCATTTCATctaatcaaacacagactacatgGGCTACGTTAAATGTTGAAAGTGTCAGCCAAGGAAACAGTTCTTTACTCCTGAAATCTCTGGaatatattgttaaaagtgtatCAAAAGACATCCCTGATTTTAAAACCAACAGCACCGAATTCAGAAAGACCACCATCACTGATCAGCCTTTCAGTCAGACATTCGGGAATGATTCGGCTACGATATTCATCTCCAACACCACGCTAACTAAAAACCTCACAATCACTACCTTGGCATTTTTCAGCCTGAATATAATTCTGCCATCGAGAAATGAAAGTGTGAATGATACCTTAAAAAACACCATTAATGCAATCATCGTTCTGGTCTCCCCCAGTCGGAACCAAAGCATCAACAACGCCACCCTGAGCTTCAAAAAACTCAATACTACAGACAAACTGGCAAATCCAGAGTGTGTTTTCTGGAACTTTAATCTTTATAACACTATAGGAGGATGGGACTCATTTGGCTGCAAGAAGAAGACAGATGTCCAAGGAATTGTGACGTGTGAATGTAATCACACCACATCATTTTCTATACTGATGTCTCCCTCCATCGTGAACTTCGTCCCCTTGTCCACAATCACCTATGTGGGTGTTGGTGTGTCCGTGGTAAGCTTGGTGGTGTTCCTCATCATCGAAGCCATCTTCTGGAAACCAATCACCAAAAGCTCCTCGACCAGAAGTCCGATGTTAAATCTACGACACATCTCCTTGGTCAACATTGCTGTGTCCCTTCTTATTGCCAACATCTGCTTTATTTTTGGGGCGGCCATTGCAAAGGCAGATACTGTATCAATAAGCCTATGTAGCGCAGCAGCATTCTTCACCCACTTCTTCTACCTGGCTCTTTTCTTTTGGATGCTGGTGTCTGCCCTCCTGCTGCTGTACAGTGTCACAGTGGTTTTCTCAAGCATGTCCAAGACTTCCATGATGGCAATTTCCTTCAGTGTGGGATACGGAGCTCCGCTCATCATCGCTGTCACCACTGTGGCATCAACAGTTGGAGGGGAAAAGTACATTGCGAAGAAAAGTGCATGCTGGTTGAACTGGGACGAGTCTAGAGCTCTGCTTGCCTTTGCTGTTCCAGCCCTGTTCATAGTCTTTATTAACTTTTTGGTCATGATTGTGGTCCTGGTTAAAATGCTAAAGAAAAAAGTGGGAGAAAGAACCTCAGATGAGAAGAATGCCATGGCCGTCATCGCTCGATTTGTGGTCGTTTTAACCCCTGTTTTTGGCATAACCTGGGGGCTCGGCCTGGGCATCATGATCAAGCCTGAAAGTGAACCACTGCACTACCTGTTTGGCATCCTAAACTCATTCCAG